From the Callithrix jacchus isolate 240 chromosome 22, calJac240_pri, whole genome shotgun sequence genome, the window CCACTCAGCATGTAGACACAGTGCCCACCTGAGATGACAGATACAGTGTGTGGAGGGATGACAACTAAGGGTGGGAGGGTCAGGATACCTCTGTAGAAGTGGCATCTAAGCTACAGCTGGAGCACTAGAAATTTCCAGTTGGGGCAACAGTGTATGCAGAGATGGAGGGGCAGGGTAGGGTGGGCTTCACAGTACCGGGTCCCTGTGTTCACAGAATTCTTGACCTTGGTGCTGTAGGGTAGTGCTGGCAAGCTGGTCTTGCCTAGTGTTGACTGATTGGTAGCACCTGCCTGAAACATTCTATTGTGAAAATTAACCTAACCACAAGAACAGTGTCTTAATGTATCAGTGATGCCTGCCCTGGGCAGAAATAGAACcacagccaggtacagtggctcatatctgtaatcctagcactctgggaggccgaggcgggtggattgcttcagctcaggagtcagaccagcttggggaacagGGCAAAATGCCTCCAAAAAAATACAaccagctggatgcagtggcacacacctgtagtcccaggtattcaggaggctgaggagggtggatcgcttgagcctaagaggttgaggctgcagtgggccatggtctcaccaccgtactccagcctgggtgacagagaccctgtcttaaaaaacaccACCTTGCAGTACCGCAGGGTCACAGATCAGGGTAAGGACTAGTGGTGGTACCCAGACAGGCTTGACCATAAAGCAGGAAGCAGCAGACGGAGGAAGGAGAGTTTAATGTGGGAGGGCAGCAGGATGCTTAGGGTGTGGGCTCTGGCAGGGGAGCACCTTGGCCCTGGTCTTGGGCCAGCAGACGCAGAAGCAGGGAGTGCAGGGTCCGGCAGACAGGTGTGTAGCCCAGGCGGCTGAGATGCAGGTAATCATACATGTCATGGTGGCTGATGGTACCATCTGAGTGCACAAAGCCAGGGTCGGCATCTAAGAAGTGGGCCCGAGGGTGGCCAGCCAGTGCTGCCCGTACCAGCTCATTCACCCGTTGGTTCTTCTCCCGAAGTGGGTTGGGATGCTGGCCTCGTGGAAGCAGGCCCTGAACAGGAACACCAGGAGTAGTAAGGAAATGAGCATTTGGGTATCCTGTTTTCTGTGCCAACCTGTCCTCTACCCCCAACCATGAAGTTTCCAGCTGCAGCAAATGCTAGGGATAGGCAAGTGGGTGGTAGGATGGAAGGGTAGTTCCTAAATACCATATCTTAGCCCCAATTCAGCAAGAGACTTCTGGGTTTAGCCTCTTTCCAAGCATCACTTAGAAAAACGTTGatactggctgggtacagtggcttccacctgtaatcccagcatgatgggaggcagagctggatggatcacttgagcccaggagttctagaccaacctgggcaacatggtgaaatcccatctgtaccaaaaatatacaaaaattagctggacatgatagcgtgtacctgtagtcatagctacttgggaggctgaggtgggagatcacttgagcctttgaagcagaggttgtaatgagctgagatcatgccactgcactccagcccgggtaacagagccagatcctgtctcaaataaataaataggccaggtgcggtcgcttatgcctgtaatcccagtactttgagaggctgaggcaggtggatcacatgaggtcaggagtttgagaccagcctggccaacatgtaaagtcccatctctactaaaactacaaagattagccgggagTGATGGAGTGTACCTGcagtccccgctactcgggaggctgaggcaggagaatcacttgaatccaggaggaggaggttgcagtgagccaagatcacaccactacactcttatctgggcaacagagcaagactgtctcaaaaaaataaaaaataaaataacatcatGGCTCACGGCAAGGGGTCAATCCCCTCTTTCAGAGGAGGAAGTGTCCTAGCTACCTACAAATGATGGAGCCTAGATTTACCCCAGGAATGCCTGACAACTTTTGGTATACTCAAAGAGGTTTTTGgaggatttttcttttgtttctggtgagtcagggtgtcactctgtcacccaggctggagtgcggtggcataatcACAGTTTACTCTAAcactgaattcctgggctcaagtatgatcctcccacttcatcctcccaagtacctgggattacaggtttttcgaaccatcatgcccagctaattctttttaaaattattttattttattttatattttgagacggagtttcgctcttgttacccaggctggagtgcaatggcgcaatctcggctcactgcaacctccacctcctgggttcaggcaattctcctgcctcagcctccccagtagctgggattacaggcgtgcaccaccatgcccagctaattttttgtatttttagtagagacaaagtttcaccatttgaccaggatggtcttgatctcttgacctcgtgatccacctgcctcggcctcccaaagtgctgggattacaggtgtgagccacagcgcccggccaattttttttttttttttttttttgagacactttcactcttgctgcccaggctggagtgcaatggctctgtctcagctcactgcaacctccgcctcccgggttcaagtgattctcctgccttagcctcccaaggagctgggattacaggcatgcgccaccacacctggcttattttgtatctttagtagagacaggctttttccatgttggccaggttgatctcgaactcccaacctcaggtgatcatcccaaagtgctgtgattacaggcgcctgccaccacgcctggctaatttttgaatttctagtagagatggggttttaacatcttggccagactggtcttgaactcctgacctcataatccacctgctttggcctcccaaagtgctgagattacaggcttgagccaccatgcccggcctgcccagctaatttttaacaatttttagtagagacaatgtcttgctgtatcccaggctggtcctgaactcctgggctcaagcaatcctcccaccttagcctctgaaagtgctgggagtataggcatgagccactatgcccaaccatttttgggtttgtcttttttttgagatggagtctctgtctgttgcccaggctggagtgcagtggcgtgaccttggttcactgcaacctctgcctcctgtgttcaagcaattctcctgccttagcctcccaatagctgggatttcaggcgagcaccagcatgcccaactaatcttttttttttgagatggggtctggctctgttgccaagctggagtacattggcatgatcttggttcattgcaatctctgcctcccagattcaagcaattctcctgcctcagcctcctgagctgggactacaggcacacagcatcatgcccaggtaatttttctattttagtattttgtatttagtattttagaggggtttcaccatgttggcgaggatggtcttgatctcctgaccttgtgacccacccgtcttggcctcccaaagtgttgggattacaggcatgagccaccgtgcccaaccattTTTGAGACCCCCAAAGTCTCAAGGCATCCCTGGGCAAAAAACCGGTAActggagctgggcatggcatgcacctgtagtaccagctacttgggaggctgaggaagaagaatcacttaaacccggaacgcagaggttgcagtgagccgagattgtgccactgcactccagcctggagacagagcgagactctgtctcaaaaaaaaaaaaaaaaaaaaagtctaattgcTCTTGCTCTCTTAGCACATTCTCAACCACAGCCACTCTGAAGGGTGTAGCCAACGTGAGGTTCTGCCTGAAAGCCACTGCTCTATGCCAACTTGCCTAGAACTGTGCCAACTGTGGCTATATCTGAGGGGGTCCCAGACCGCTGCCATTCTTCCTTTCCCACCCTCCCAGCCGCTCACCAGCACCACGACCCGGGCCTGCGGCTGCCGCTCATTCACCAGCTGCACAATGGCCTTGATGCCACCAGTcacctgctctgctgtgtgtccaTGGTTGTTGGTGCCCACCCAGACCACCACAATCTGTGGAAAGAAAGACATGAAGTGGCAGTGAGGGGACAGGCAAAAGACGTTTTAGAGCCCCACCCAAGCCCTGCTCACCTTGGGCCGGATGTGTTCCAGCTCCCCATTCTCCAGCCGCCACAGTACATGCTGTGTGCTGTCGCCACCGATGCCAAAGTTAAGTGCATGCAGAGGAGAAAAGAGCTCCCGCCAGATCTGTGGGTAAGAAGTGGTATGGGCACGGGGCACTGTCCGCATGGACAATCACCCTCTGTCCAAGTGTTAACCAAATGCCATATGGAAGAACCTTACTTCATGGaagcagtcttttaaaatttcacctgGAGCATACTCCAGCACGGCTGAACCTCACTTTATAGAAATTgattaaggccgggcgtggtggctcatgcctataatcccagcactttgggaggctgaggcaggtagatcacgaggtaaggagatagagatcatcctggctaacacagtaaaaccttgtctctactaaaaatacaaaaaaattagccgggtgtggtggcgcgtgcctgtagtcccagttactctgaaggctgaggcaggagaaagcacttgaacccaggaggcggaggttgcactgagtggagatcgtgccactgcactccatcctgggtgacaggctgagactccatctcaaaaaaaaaaaaaaccaattgaGTCTTTCactatcactttatttttatttatttatttttatttcattttatttttcgagacaagtctctgttgcccaggctgaagggccgTGACGGGATCTTGGCatacttcaacctccgcctcccagcctccagtgattctcctgcctcagcctcccgagtagctgggactatagtcatgtgccattatgcccagctaatttagtatttttagtaaagacgtggtttcgccatgttggccaggctggtctcaaattcctgacctcaggtgacccacctgccttggccttccaaagtgctggcattacaggcgtgagtgaccacacctggcctagagttgtgcttgagcccaggagttcaagaccaaactgggcaacatggcaaaaccccatctctacaaaaattagctgggtatgtagcgttgtgcacctgtagtcccaactacttgggaagctgaggtgggaggatcgctcgaacccagggggtagagtttgcagtgaacagatatcataccactgcatgccagcctgggccacaagagcgaaactctgtctcaaaaaataaataaataggtaacaaagcaagaccctgtctcaaaaatcaaccaaccaaccaacaaacaaacaaaaaaaaaacaaaacaaatcccatAGAAGCAAGACTAACTTTATGAAAATCCAGTCTGAGTCATGCATTGAACCAATGGCACTACAGTTGAAACTTATTTTGAGGAAAGCTATTACAGTTGAACATGCTTAGTGGAAAGATATTACTATGATTGAGCCCTCTTTGTGGAGTGCCATTAGAATTGACCTTCACTTCCTGTAAAGTGACTATAGCTTTGTGTAATCCCAAGAGGGCTGTGCACTACTTAAAGCAAACAAGAAAGAGCCTCACTTTAGGCAAGACTATGGCAGGAAGGCCTCATTGTAGGTTTTAGTACATTATACATACACAAATCCAATCTGATAAAACCAAGGCATACATTACCTTCTCACCAAGACCCTCGGAGCCTCAGGCTACCTCAGGTCAATCCGGGTACCCCCATAATACCTACCCCACCTGCCCTGGGTTCTGATCCAGATGTATCAGCATGGGCACGGGGCCGGATAGGGCAGGCGGAGAGGGATGGGCCTCACCTCGCACTGGTGCATTAGCTGGACCAAGGAGTCCCCGATGAAGACGACTTCGGGTTCCTTATCTTTGCTGTCAGCGACGAAGCGATGGTGCTGCGGGAGCGCGTGAGAGGGAGTCGGTGGCTCGCTAGCTCCAGGGCCCGCCCCGCCCTGCCCTTAGGCAGCACCGCCCCAACTGCCTTCAGTTTCCCAATCAGGTAGTGAGAGTGGCAGGAACCAGCCGTTCTCTTGAGTGATCCCCGCACCCCGGACTCCTCAATATCCCAAGTAAGAACGCTCACCAGGGACATCCAGCGCCCGTCGCCCTGCACGTCCTGCACCGGCGTGGGCTTGCTGGCTGGGTTCTCCTCTCCGCTCATCTTGGCGCCGCAGCTCCTGCAGGATGAGCGAGTGGGGTCGACCCGGGAGTCTTCTGGACCGAGCTGGCTCCGCCACGCCCACTTCTACCCTTCTAGGCAACAAAGGACCGTCCCAACGCTCGCACACCCGCGGAGGACGAAGGCCGATACAGGGCGCCGCCTCCTCTCCAGGGACTGAAACCTTCACTCAGAAGGGAGGCGGAATCGGGAACCCTCGTTTCCCCCACGACGGCCGCACAGTGGGCTCGTCCGGCGTTTCCCGCTCGGGCCGCTGACTCCCGGGCAGCGCACCCGGCACGGGCTGGTGGGAGAGAGAGGCGAGACCATCCAGCTCCCAAagcggggaggagggagaaacCACCCACCGGTCACGGGGAGGGGCAAGCTACCTGATGAGTCGAGAGTGGGCGGGGAAAACCTAGCCGTCTTTCTAGCAAATGGGAAGATACCATTTGCTGTAGAGAGTGAAATGTGCGGAAGGGACCACCTACTGTTGCGGAGAGGGGGAGCGGGCGGGTGGCCCATTCACttggtggggtgaggggagcGAGTGGACGAGTCCATTCTTGGATCCCTTGAAGGGGTGGCTCGAATGCAACTGGCTAGGAGGAGACGCTCCCATTTTCTACTGGTGCGGGGGACAGAAAAGGAAGATGGCAAAATGTGAAAATTCAAGGCTCCGTTCTAAGGAGCCATCCTAAGGCAGCGCTAGGTCTTTATTGAGCCTGTCTCCCAGTGGGCTTCCCCTTACTCACaacaccgtgtgtgtgtgtgtgtgtgtgtgttgaaatcTAAAGTACTAATCTTCGCATTCAAGACATCACAGGACCCCTACTCAAAACaccatgtgtgtgtgcgcgcgggCGCGcggaataaaatataaactatgaaATCTTTGCATTCAAGACACCATAGGACCTGCGTGGAGGGTAGAAGAAGAtgcagaaggagaaaggaaattagAGACGCCTGCAGGGCTCAGGTCCAGTCTGGCGCCCTTCCCGCAGATCATCTTGCAGATCTGCAGTCTCTACTCCCCTCTCTAAACCCACAGGCCGACCGGGTATGTCTCTGCTCTGAAACCTACATCCACAGCCAAGGCATCTGGGGTCGCGCCTCTTCCCCTACGCCACCCCAAATTAATCTCAGACTTCGGTGTCTTCTTAGATCTCCCTCTTCTCTGGGACCAAGTCGGGGGTCTCCCAGCTAAATGTCCTGGTCATGTTCTTGTAGCCCCACTCCAGGTGGGACCTTCTCATTATTCATTCCTTCGAGGTGGATTGATACTGAGACATAGAGATgagtcttactctttttttttgagatggagtttcgctcattacccaggctggagtgcaatggcgcgatctcggctcaccgcaacctccgcctcctggattcaggcaattctcctgcctcagcctcctgagtggctgggattacaggcacgcgccaccatgcccagctaattttttgtatttttagtagagatggcgtttcaccgtgttgaccaggatggtctcgatctcttgacctcgtgatccacccgcctcagcctcccaaagtgctggg encodes:
- the PAFAH1B3 gene encoding platelet-activating factor acetylhydrolase IB subunit alpha1, which gives rise to MSGEENPASKPTPVQDVQGDGRWMSLHHRFVADSKDKEPEVVFIGDSLVQLMHQCEIWRELFSPLHALNFGIGGDSTQHVLWRLENGELEHIRPKIVVVWVGTNNHGHTAEQVTGGIKAIVQLVNERQPQARVVVLGLLPRGQHPNPLREKNQRVNELVRAALAGHPRAHFLDADPGFVHSDGTISHHDMYDYLHLSRLGYTPVCRTLHSLLLRLLAQDQGQGAPLPEPTP